The Prunus persica cultivar Lovell chromosome G7, Prunus_persica_NCBIv2, whole genome shotgun sequence genome has a segment encoding these proteins:
- the LOC18770210 gene encoding 1-aminocyclopropane-1-carboxylate oxidase 1, which produces MKEMGIPVIDFDELNGEERSKTMDLLHQACEKWGFFQVENHGIDKQLMEKVKQLINKYYEENLKESFYKSEMAKSLEQDITSEKDWESSFFIWHRPTSNIEDIPNLSDDLRITMNEYIPQLIKMAEKLSELMCENLGLNKGYIKDAFCAGKGPSVGTKVAKYPQCPQPELVRGLREHTDAGGIILLLQDDQVPGLEFFKDGEWVAIPPSKNNRIFVNIGDQVEVLSNGRYKSVLHRVMADKNGSRLSIATFYNPAGDAIISPAPRLLYPNHVRFQDYLKFYATTKFSDKGRRFESMKQIA; this is translated from the exons atgaaggagaTGGGAATCCCTGTGATAGACTTTGATGAGCTCAATGGGGAAGAAAGGAGCAAAACGATGGATCTTCTGCACCAAGCTTGTGAGAAATGGGGATTCTTTCAA GTTGAGAACCATGGAATTGATAAACAGCTGATGGAGAAAGTGAAGcaattgataaataaatactatgaggaaaatttgaaagagaGCTTTTATAAGTCAGAGATGGCTAAAAGCTTAGAGCAAGATATTACCTCTGAAAAAGACTGGGAAAGCTCCTTTTTCATTTGGCATCGCCCCACATCTAATATTGAAGATATTCCAAACCTCTCAGACGATCTTCG CATAACAATGAATGAGTACATTCCTCAGCTGATTAAGATGGCAGAGAAACTTTCTGAGCTCATGTGTGAGAATCTTGGTTTGAATAAGGGTTATATAAAGGATGCATTCTGTGCTGGCAAGGGTCCTTCTGTGGGGACAAAAGTTGCAAAGTACCCTCAATGTCCTCAGCCAGAACTTGTTAGAGGACTTCGAGAGCACACTGATGCTGGTGGGATCATACTCTTGCTCCAAGATGACCAAGTTCCAGGTCTCGAATTCTTCAAAGATGGAGAATGGGTTGCAATTCCACCATCCAAGAACAACAGAATCTTTGTGAACATAGGTGACCAAGTGGAAGTGTTGAGTAATGGAAGGTACAAAAGTGTTTTGCACCGTGTCATGGCAGACAAAAATGGAAGTCGACTGTCCATTGCTACCTTCTATAATCCTGCTGGTGATGCAATTATCTCACCAGCTCCCAGACTCTTATACCCCAATCATGTCCGCTTTCAAGATTACCTGAAGTTTTATGCTACCACAAAGTTTTCTGACAAGGGCCGCAGATTCGAGTCCATGAAACAAATTGCATAA